Proteins co-encoded in one Bacillus sp. FSL H8-0547 genomic window:
- a CDS encoding DUF948 domain-containing protein, translating into MLIKLSVAGASGAFICLAVHLIGTLKKGMVTLDETNKTLAEVRNAVNGLSEEAEQLIHTANQLTSDVKGKIRTVDPLLESAHDVGEMLHNVTSSIKQVGAVFGAKRQQRTEISVNEPPVRIKGPLNINVK; encoded by the coding sequence ATGTTAATCAAATTAAGTGTTGCAGGTGCTTCGGGTGCGTTCATCTGTCTTGCTGTCCATTTGATCGGAACATTAAAAAAAGGGATGGTTACGCTGGATGAAACCAACAAGACGCTTGCAGAAGTCAGAAATGCCGTAAACGGGCTTTCAGAAGAAGCCGAGCAGCTGATTCATACAGCCAATCAGCTAACATCAGATGTCAAAGGCAAAATCCGCACTGTCGATCCGCTCCTTGAATCTGCCCATGACGTCGGTGAAATGCTCCACAATGTCACATCCTCCATCAAGCAGGTCGGAGCTGTCTTTGGAGCTAAACGCCAGCAGCGGACAGAGATTTCGGTCAATGAACCTCCCGTGCGGATCAAAGGACCTCTCAATATAAATGTAAAATAG